Below is a genomic region from Jatrophihabitans sp..
TCCCACTGGAAGGAGTTGAACGTCGTCCACACCCAGGCCTGCAGTTCCTCGTCCCAGCTGAAGTTGCCGGGCGCGAAATCCGGGAAGACCTCGGGAAGGGTGCACTCGTAGGCGTCGGGCAGCTCGCGGTCGGCGTAGGTGTGAAAGTAGGCCCGGTACCTGGGGTCCCCGGCCCGGGCGGCTCGGGCCCACTCGTGCTCGCGGGCGACGTGGTTGAGCACCAGGTCGAGCACCAGGCTGATGCCGGACTCGCGCAGGGTGTGAGCCAGCGCGCGCAGGTCCCGCATGGTGCCCAGCCCGGGCTGGACGTCGCGGTAGTCGGCCACCGCGTAGCCGCCGTCGCTGTCGCCCTCGCGCGGGCGGAGCAGCGGCATCAGGTGCAGGTAGGTGACGCCCAGCTCGCGCAGGTATTCGACCCGCTCGCTGACGCCGGCCAGGTCGCCGGCGAACCGGTCGGCGTAGGCGGCGTAGCCCATCATGTCCGGCTGCTGGAACCAGTCAGGCTCGAGGCTGCGCACCAGGTCCAGGCGTTTCAGCTCGGGCTCCCGGGCGGCGTAGGCGTCGGCGGCCAGCTCGATCAGGCGCACCGCGGTGTCCTCGGCCCGGGTGCCGTAGACGCTTGCCAGCCCGTCGTGCAGGTCCGGCCACCAGCGCTGCAGGCGAAGCAGGAACAGCTCGGCGCCGGCGCTGCCGACGGCCTCGACCAGCCGGGACTCGACGGCGGCGGCGGCCGATGCGGGCAGGGCGCCGGTGGGCTGTTGCGAGCTGTGCATGGGGCTATCGTCCTCGATCAAGGGGATCCGGCCAACGGCGGCCGGGTTCGCCGGACGAGGAGGCGTGCATGGATCCGGAAGAGCTCGGGCAGCGGTTCGCGGGGTTGACCACCGCCCACCTGGCTGACGCGTGCGTCCGGGCACAGGTGCCGGTGCGGTGCGCGCCGGCCGCGGTGAAGGCGGTGGTGGCCGGTGACCGGCTGGCCGGCCAGGCGCTGCCGGCCCGGCATGTCGGCAGCGTCGACATCTTCTTGGAGGCGCTGGAAGGGGCCTCGCCGGGGCAGGTGCTGGTGGTCGATGACGGCGGCCGTCGGGATGCCTCGTGCGTCGGTGACCTGGTGGTGCTGGAGGCGGCCTCTGCGGGCCTGGCGGGCGTGGTGATCTGGGGACTGCACCGTGACACCGTCGACATCCGGACGATCGGCTTGCCGGTCTTCAGCCTGGGAGCGATCCCGACCGGGCCGTTGAGTCCGGGGACCCGGCCGCCGGACGCCCTGGAAGCCGCCAACGTCGGCGACTGGCTCGTGACCCGGGACGATCTGGTGCTCGGTGACGATGACGGGGTGCTGTTCGTGCCTCTCAGCCGGGCCGAGGAGGTCTTCGACATCGCCGAGTCGATCCGGGACACCGAGCGCGGCCAGGCCGACCGGATGCGCGCCGGTGAGTCGCTGCGCGAGCAGGTGGGGTTCGGCGATTACCTCGCCGCACGCAAGCAGAACCCCACGTTGACGTTCCGGGAGCACCTGCGCGCCGTGCACGGCGCCATCGAGGAGTGAGCATGCCCGGCCTGGGAGAGCCCGCGGGCCGGGTGGCCGGATGACCAGCTGCCCGTGCGGTTTCGGCGAGGCGTATGACGCCTGTTGCGGTCGCTACCACCGGGGCGAGGCGACACCGCCGACCGCCGAGACCCTGATGCGGGCCCGCTATTGCGCTTTTGCTTACGGGGACGAGCGATTCCTCGCTGAGACCTGGCACCCGGACACTCGGCCGGCCGGTCCGCTGGCTGATCCGGAGCTGACCTGGACCGGGCTGTTCATCACCGGCCACACCGGCGGCGGCCTGCTGGAACAGGCCGGCACGGTCGAGTTCACCGCGCGCTACCGCCGGGCGGACGGCAGTTCCGGGCGGGTGCGGGAGACCAGCCGGTTCGTCCGGGACCATGGCGACTGGCGCTACCTGGGCTCGGTCTGACTGCCCGTCAGATTGCGTCGCGGAACCGGCGTGGCTAGCCGTAGGTGGGGTGCTGCGGCCAGCCGGGTGGCGAGTCCTCCCAGTCCTCCTGCCGGCCGTAGGGGGTGTGGTCGAGCAGGTGGTTGGTGAAGACCAGTCGGTCCACGCCGCGCGAGGTGGTGCTGTAGGTCCGGTAGACCTTGTCGCCGTCGCTCAGGAACACGCTGAGCAGGAAGCCGCCGTCGGCCCCGCAGTCCTCGGCGAACGAGGTGCCGTGTGATGAGACGAACGGCAGGGTCCAGCCCATCTGCTTCTTGTACGCCTCGATCTGGGCCAGCGGCATGTTCGACACCGTCACCCAGGTGACCCCGCGCTCGGCGAGGGCGGGGAACGCGCTCACCGGGATGTTGTTGGTGAGCCAGGTGCAACCAGGGCAGTAGTGGTCCGGGCCGTTGTCCATGAACTGGTAGATGACCAGCTCGCCGCGCCCCTCGAACAGCTCGAGCAGGGTCTTCGGACCGGCCGGCGTGTCGAAGGTGTAGCCGCTGTCGAACTCGACCATCGGAAGCCGGCGGCGCCGCGCGGCCAGCGCGTCCTGCAGGCGGGTGACTTCTTTCTCGGCCTTCAACAGCTCATCACGGGCCCGCTGCCACTCCTCGGCGGAGACGATCTCGGGCTTGGCGGTGAGAGTGTCCTGTTTCTCCATGGGGCCAATTGTGCACCCAGGCTCCGACAGTCAGTGTCTGGTGGCGGGCTGGTCAGGGGACTGACTCAGGACGCCCTCATTCAAACTTCCGCGCTATCGCTTCCACGGTTCGGAAGCCTTACCGGGCGTCCCCCGAGACGTTCCTGCAGGCCACTATCCGAGCCCCGATGGCGCAGTAGAGCAGGAGTGCCGATGTGGAGACAAAAATCCAAAGGGGCTTACCGGAGCCAATCGCGATCAGGGCGGGAATCAGTGTCAACGGAAGCCAACTGACCCACCTCTCAAGTCTGCGGCGATGGAATCCAAGCCAGGCGAGTAGCCCGATCGCGCACCCGGAAGTCAGCCAGTTTGCCCATGACAACACACGCAAGGATCACCACCCGTTCCGGGTATGAACGGTAGCCGTAATAGGGATTGACCGCGGCCCAACCCACTGTATGCCGGCGCCGATTCTGCCATCCCCACTTCAGGGATCAGGTCGCAACGCGATGTCGGGGAGAGTATTTCTTCGAGTGGCGGGGGCCGTACCTGGTGTACTTGAAGTTTCGCACAGGACGGTACTTGGCCGTCGCCGCATCGAAAACAGACCGAAAGGTTTAGGTTGGGTTGTCAGCGCGCCGAACCTCTCCGGCGCGCCATTGTGAAGAATCAGGCCTCTAGCGGTGGTCGAGCGTGCCTGCATCGGATAGCAGACTGGCATACCGTAAAGGTCAGAAGTCGCTGCTTGCGTTCACAATTGAGTAGCCACTGCTGTTCCGGATGCCGGCCGAGGTGATGGCCTCGCCGTTGGCTGCGAAGTCGATGTCGTAACGGACGTTGGTGATCGCGCCTGCAGGGCAGGGCCACGACTGGGCGTAGCCACTCGTCGTGTACGCGTAGATGACCTTGCCGCGAATCGTGCAGCTGGCATGACCAGCAGGAAGTGTGACGTAGAGCCATCCCGTGTAGCTGCCGTCCGGGCCGTAGGCGCCGCATGCGGTTACCGAGTATCCGCCTGACGTGCTGGGGGTGCCGCACGACCCCGTTGCGTCAGCCGGTCCCGCGCTGAACACGCTGCCCAGCGTCGTGAGCGCGAGGGCACTGAGCAAGCCAACGGCTCTGCTGCCGCGATTCCCTCTGGGATTGTAAAGTAATCTGATCATGGAAACTCCCAGTCAAGCGGGTCGGAGGAAGATAAAACCCATTAGTACAGGATGTCTGTAATGGAAGATAACAGTTGATATTGCGCACGGCAAGACGCCTTTTACCACCACAGCACTCCGAGTCAGCTGCCCGTGTGTCACCGAGTACTAGTGAGGCTTGAAGGATGGGCTGCTGAATCTGCGCACCGGCCCCCGGCGTGGTCGGCCGCACTCGTGAGCCGGGCGAGAAGCTCATCTGGCACTACCGGCAACGAGGAGCGAATTGCCAAATGTCTGACAATGCGTTCGATGAGCTCTGCACGCGCCTGAACCACGTTCTGGAGGCAGAGGGATCACGCCTGCCGACGAACTATGACAGGGCAACGGGGGAATGGTTGCTGACCAGAGGTGACGGTGAGCAGTTCCACCTTGCGCGAAACTATGACGACGAGGTGATAGTCAGCCTTCTGGGCCTAAACGACCTCGAATTGACTGCGGTGCGCGACAGCTCAGCCATCGTTGAAACGGTGATCGCGTTCGTTCAGGGGTCGCGTCACCGTTTCGCAGAACGTGGAATCCGTCCGGAAGGCGACTCGAGGTTCGGCCCTTGAGCGGAGAGCCGTTCACCCTGTAGCCCCACGACCTCTCTGGGGCGCCATGGTGAGGAATGAGGCTCTTTAAGTGGTGGTCGAAGTGCCTACAATGGCTAGCAGACTGCCTTATACCGTAAGAGTCAATTGTGACTGTATGCGGACACAATTGTGGTGCCATTGGCGGACAGAATAGCGGCCCGGGTGAAGAAATTGGAGTAGGGCCATAAGCCGATATCGTGACGGGAGTCGACGGGTGCGCCTGATGGACAGGGCCACGTCTTCGTGATGCCATCCGACGGGTTGAGCTCGTCGCCGATCTTTGCCCTGAAGCGTACAAGGGGCATGACCAGCCGGAAGTGTGATGTAGATATATCCGTAGGTGTAGCTGCCGTCCGGGGCGGAGCCACCAATGCATGCGGTTATCGAGTATCCGCCTAACGACCTGGGCAAGCCGCACGACGCCGCTGCGGCAGCCGGTCCCGCACTGAGCGCACTGGTCAGTGCCGTGAGCGCAATGGCAATGACCAGGCCGGTCCATCCCATTGCTCAGGTCGACACGCCACCAATCAATAGCATGGAACCGGGACACAAAATTGAAAACAAAATCCACGTATAGGGTTTTAATTTCGAACGGTATATCTACACCGTTCGACGTGAGATAATATGTGTGCAGGGAAATGGGCGGGAAATCGTCACGATGGTTACGCTGGCCAGCGGCAGCCATTCTGTTGACGACTCGAAAGATAGCCATGAGCTAACCGCTTTATTGGTGAGTGGCGGCGGCAGTCTCGTTTGGTTCAGCACCAGAAGCCACACTCGCGCAATGTGGCGATACGCCCAACCAGAGCCAGTCACTCTGCAGCGGCTCGTCGCTCTAAATCAACCCACTACGCCCATTGTGTGTTCGAATAGGCATCACAAGTATCATCTGTCGAGCTTGTAGCGCGGTATTTCAATTATCCAGAACAGATCAATAGACAAGCGTCTTAGAAGCTCGAAGTGTAGCCTGCACGTGCTTTTAATATGGCCGGCCGGTTTCAACCTCCCGTATCCAGTAATGAGAGTTGAAGGTTCAGCTCTCTTTACAACTTGAAAAGTGTCTTAGTCAAGAGACATTGTATTCTGCCAGTGGCTTCATCTGGGTGCACTCCTTGCCGTCGGAGTTGCACGTCTTATACCGCAGGACGAGTCCCTCTCCCACGCGGCCGGACGGAACTGACGCTGACCATGAGATTTCGCCGGTGGTATGTGGGGTTAGCGTTTCGGTAGCGAGATGCAATGTGTGCCCCGCACGATTGGTTCGACAAAGCTCTAGAGTCACCCACTTGCCCCACGGAATGTTTCGTCCGGCAACCTCGACCTTGAGATTTCGGGCCCCGTCAGCGGAGATGGTGCCATCCATCTCTGTTCCAACGTCACCCATAACGTTGCGCCGTTGCAGAACGGTTATTGCATGAGTACGCGTTGCGCAGAATACCTTCTCATACTTCTCCAGCTCTCGGTACCCCACCGCGACCAGTTCCCATCGGGTCGGCACAATGGGCACCGTTAGCGTTGTATTTATTTCATCAAAGGCGTCGGGCTGAAGCACGCCGCGCCAGATCTCTGTGACACTTGATGGAACAGCGGCGGCCGATGACACCTCATGCGTCGCCGGTTTACAAGTAAGAGAACTGCCTTCATCTTTGTCTGAGGGTGGCTCAGCGCGCTCGGCTGACCACGCCAAATCCGCGCCGGTTGGTGACTCTCCCTGGCGAAGTTTCCCCCAGACGATCACTTCAAGGCGGCGATCTCGCGATCTTGAAGCGGCTGCTGCGATTTTGATGTTGTCTCGGCCTGCCGTTTCCTCCAGCCAAGCAGAGATTTTCGGCTCGACCGGCGACATCTTGGACTCGACAGTCACCTTGAACGCACCATACAGTCCAAGCGAAGTGGCAGCGACGCCAAGGATAACGATGGTTGCCGTTGCAGGTAGCGATGCCCGAGGATTGGCGAACGCCCAAACTATCGCGACAACTAGCGCCATACCTCCCAGCACCGTGTAGGCAGCCGTAGTCGTCGTCAGAAATGCTGCGAATACCACTGCTACGACAGCGGCCACCAAGAACCCTATTCCGGTGCTAAGAATCTTTCGATAGGGACGCCGGCTCTGGGCTTCGTCGTATGCCTTGGCCAGGCACAGCGCAGCCCCGAGCATCAGAAGCAGTGCGAGGATCGCACAACCAGCCAGCCCAAGTGAGTTCGGCTCTCGGCCAGGGAGTACCAGATTGGGCAGCACAGTAGCGGTTATGCAAAGCAACGTCATGATAGCAAGCAATAATGCCCACAGGCGCACACGGACGAACGGCGCTATGGTGCCGGCGAACAGCGAACAAAGGACTCCGATCCCAAGCATCAGGAAGACGCAGAGAGTAGGTATTGGGTTACGGCGAAGAGCCTGATCGAGCGCCTGGTCCTTCAGTCCAAAGAATGTCAGGAGAGCGATAAGCGTTGTGAATCCACCGGCAGCCCACTTAGATGCGCTATCCAGCTTTTCCTCATCGAGCCATGCTTGATGCTTCTCATCTGCATCGCCTGGCTGTAGGCCGGGTTCCGCCGTAGAGCCACCCTTACTTTCTTGAGGCTTCTCTGGGTCCGTGCCCGCGCGATCAGATGGCGTGGTGTCCTCGCGGGGGTAAACCATCGAAGATCGCTCACGGAACCACCCCCGCCATGAGGCTGCATCGTTCCGTGGGTCTTGCTGGCCGTCGCCAGGCATATGACGAGCATGACGCGCCTCGCTGTCATCTGCAATGCTTTGTTAGGAGGCGACTCCGCTACTTAGTCCATTCTTGGTCAGCCGCGAGAACCAGCCCACCGCCAGCCCACATACCCGTGCGCCACATCGCCAGATCGATCGATACCTGGGCACTTGCAGAACGCCGCTAGCAACGCTTGTGGTCCACATTCTGCTTATCGGGTGCGCACACCGCCCAGAGTTCGAGTAAGCACGCCAAGGTATCCGTCTGTCGGGGTGGCGGGATTTGAACCCACGGCCTCTTCGTCCCGAACGAAGCGCGCTACCAAGCTGCGCCACACCCCGGCTGCAACCGCTCCAGCATAGCCGAGCCGCTCCGCTCGTCAGAATCGGGGATCTGGCCAAGCATGGGGCGATCGGCCAGAGACCGGGACGCCCAGGCTCAGCGGCGCACGGCGTCCCGGGGCAGCAGGGTGAGCAGCACCGCCTCCGGACGGCAGCCGATCCGGAACGGCATGAACGGGTTGGTGCCCAGCCCGGCGCACACGTTGAACCACATCCGGTCATCCCACGGGTGCAGCCAGCGCGCCCGGCGCACGTCGATGCCGCAGTTGGTGACGATCGCCGGCCCGAACGGCACCCGGATCTGGCCGCCGTGGGTGTGCCCGGCCAGCACCAGGTCATAGCCGTCGCCGG
It encodes:
- a CDS encoding YchJ family metal-binding protein, which codes for MTSCPCGFGEAYDACCGRYHRGEATPPTAETLMRARYCAFAYGDERFLAETWHPDTRPAGPLADPELTWTGLFITGHTGGGLLEQAGTVEFTARYRRADGSSGRVRETSRFVRDHGDWRYLGSV
- a CDS encoding RraA family protein — translated: MDPEELGQRFAGLTTAHLADACVRAQVPVRCAPAAVKAVVAGDRLAGQALPARHVGSVDIFLEALEGASPGQVLVVDDGGRRDASCVGDLVVLEAASAGLAGVVIWGLHRDTVDIRTIGLPVFSLGAIPTGPLSPGTRPPDALEAANVGDWLVTRDDLVLGDDDGVLFVPLSRAEEVFDIAESIRDTERGQADRMRAGESLREQVGFGDYLAARKQNPTLTFREHLRAVHGAIEE
- a CDS encoding DUF899 family protein, yielding MEKQDTLTAKPEIVSAEEWQRARDELLKAEKEVTRLQDALAARRRRLPMVEFDSGYTFDTPAGPKTLLELFEGRGELVIYQFMDNGPDHYCPGCTWLTNNIPVSAFPALAERGVTWVTVSNMPLAQIEAYKKQMGWTLPFVSSHGTSFAEDCGADGGFLLSVFLSDGDKVYRTYSTTSRGVDRLVFTNHLLDHTPYGRQEDWEDSPPGWPQHPTYG